Proteins encoded together in one Nostoc sp. PCC 7524 window:
- a CDS encoding zinc-dependent metalloprotease: MKHWIRQLAIYTIILCSFLLNVDDAGANQLANPDVQQLNLIPVVENLASADTFEQSRKEDFRRFRELIKATEKIEGLFNLDYSQESGQVYWEIKPEQLNKNYLATVTLESGIGESGIYSGLPLNDFLFYFRQVNNNLHFVVRNVKFRTDVTEPEQRSLARSFSDSVLYALPIDSINPYNHHILINLDDLLMRDFPGLTPLLKYSLQTDYRLEISKSYFGDVKSFPENVEIDVIYGFSSAEGANLVTLPDSRALTLKVHYSFSQLPENNGYIPRLADDRVGYFITAFQDFAHTNSPDSFVRYINRWHLEPSNPQAPLSPPQQPIVFWIENAVPLEYRDAIREGVLMWNKAFVKAGFENAIAVQQMPDDADWQPADVRYNTIRWFNSLDAGFAKGPIRVNPLTGEILDADIIIDANMVRSVQQQYRALKETTASLGNNSCQKQSSEFCYGMESTNQAAMGALALSLLPETKPQHEAMQEYVHQYLRSVIAHEVGHTLGLRHNFHGSTMLTPQELNNTEITHTKGLVASVMDYVPVNLAPQGVEQGDYFPWVVGPYDEWAIEYGYKPSPAIEPSIPEAEKDFLEQIALASPQPELSYATDEDIWDINPLANVWDMSSDALVYSQWQMDNARVMWQHLNEHYLAKGESYSHLRVLFNRILQYYFRNATLLSKYIGGQSFEHFHVNDEHSWAFVAVPRLKQHQALAKLQEYVFAEDAFTFSPQLLNQLAPSRWEHWGSLVPNNRLDYPIHERILQFQSGILRSLLDSDRLHRLRDIELKSPANQALSIPELFDTLQTGIWAEILANPHPKPISSIRRSLQHEHLNILLEMILDKNDLPEDACTLAWYELRQLQQAIDHQLKQFGKQLDIYTLAHLQFSSDRITKALNAQLLSRG; encoded by the coding sequence ATGAAGCACTGGATCAGGCAATTAGCAATTTACACAATAATATTGTGTAGTTTTTTATTAAATGTTGATGACGCAGGGGCTAACCAACTGGCAAATCCTGATGTGCAGCAATTAAACCTAATTCCAGTCGTGGAAAATTTAGCCAGTGCCGATACTTTTGAGCAAAGCAGGAAAGAAGATTTTCGCCGATTTCGGGAATTAATTAAAGCAACAGAGAAAATAGAGGGACTTTTCAACCTTGATTACAGTCAGGAATCAGGACAAGTTTATTGGGAAATTAAACCTGAGCAGCTGAATAAAAATTACCTAGCTACAGTGACGTTGGAATCGGGGATTGGGGAAAGTGGGATTTATAGTGGCTTACCTCTGAATGATTTTCTATTTTATTTCCGACAAGTCAACAATAACTTGCACTTTGTGGTGCGTAATGTTAAATTTCGTACTGATGTCACAGAACCAGAACAGCGATCGCTAGCTCGTTCCTTTAGTGATTCAGTTTTGTATGCACTTCCAATAGATAGTATTAATCCTTACAATCATCATATTCTCATCAACCTAGATGATCTGCTGATGCGGGACTTTCCAGGGTTAACGCCCCTATTAAAATACTCTTTACAAACCGATTACCGTTTAGAAATCAGTAAGTCTTATTTTGGTGATGTCAAGAGCTTCCCAGAGAATGTAGAAATAGATGTCATTTACGGGTTTTCCTCAGCAGAAGGAGCAAATTTAGTTACCTTACCTGATAGCAGGGCGTTGACTCTGAAGGTACATTACAGTTTTTCCCAACTGCCAGAAAATAACGGCTATATTCCCCGACTGGCCGACGATCGCGTAGGATATTTTATTACAGCCTTTCAAGATTTTGCTCACACCAACTCACCAGACAGCTTTGTCCGTTACATCAATCGTTGGCATCTAGAACCATCTAATCCTCAAGCACCCTTATCGCCACCACAACAGCCGATAGTATTTTGGATTGAAAATGCTGTTCCCCTAGAATACCGCGATGCAATCCGCGAAGGTGTGCTGATGTGGAACAAAGCTTTTGTCAAAGCTGGGTTTGAAAACGCTATCGCAGTACAGCAAATGCCAGATGATGCAGATTGGCAACCAGCCGATGTCCGCTATAATACGATTCGCTGGTTCAACTCCCTAGATGCAGGCTTTGCCAAAGGACCAATCCGCGTCAACCCCCTCACCGGGGAAATATTAGATGCAGATATTATCATTGATGCCAATATGGTGCGTTCAGTTCAGCAACAATATCGCGCCTTAAAAGAAACAACTGCATCACTGGGTAATAACTCCTGTCAAAAACAGTCATCGGAATTTTGCTATGGCATGGAATCCACAAATCAAGCTGCTATGGGAGCTTTGGCGTTGTCACTATTGCCAGAGACTAAACCGCAGCATGAAGCCATGCAGGAGTATGTACATCAATATTTGCGTTCTGTGATTGCTCATGAAGTCGGCCATACCCTCGGTTTGCGCCACAACTTTCACGGCAGTACCATGTTAACGCCCCAGGAATTAAATAACACTGAAATTACCCACACTAAAGGCTTAGTCGCTTCGGTGATGGATTATGTCCCCGTGAATCTAGCGCCGCAGGGAGTAGAGCAAGGTGACTATTTTCCTTGGGTTGTCGGCCCCTATGATGAATGGGCGATAGAGTATGGCTATAAACCAAGCCCAGCAATAGAACCAAGCATACCGGAAGCAGAGAAAGACTTTTTAGAGCAGATTGCTTTGGCATCCCCTCAACCAGAATTATCTTATGCCACAGATGAAGATATTTGGGATATTAATCCCCTTGCCAATGTTTGGGATATGAGTAGTGATGCCTTAGTTTATTCCCAGTGGCAAATGGATAACGCCCGTGTGATGTGGCAGCATCTCAATGAGCATTATCTGGCAAAAGGAGAAAGTTATAGTCATCTGCGTGTTCTATTTAACAGGATATTGCAATATTATTTTCGCAATGCTACCTTGCTCTCTAAGTATATTGGTGGACAATCGTTTGAGCATTTTCATGTGAATGATGAGCATTCTTGGGCTTTTGTGGCAGTGCCACGTCTAAAACAACACCAAGCATTAGCAAAGTTGCAAGAGTATGTTTTTGCAGAAGATGCTTTCACCTTCTCACCACAATTACTGAATCAGCTAGCACCATCACGTTGGGAACACTGGGGTAGCCTTGTACCCAATAACCGCCTTGATTATCCCATTCACGAACGGATTTTGCAGTTCCAAAGTGGGATATTACGATCGCTCTTAGATAGCGATCGCCTACATCGGTTACGTGATATAGAATTAAAAAGCCCAGCTAATCAAGCTTTATCTATCCCAGAACTATTTGACACCTTACAAACAGGTATTTGGGCAGAAATTTTAGCCAACCCACACCCAAAACCAATTTCTAGCATCCGCCGTTCATTGCAACACGAACACCTCAATATTCTGCTAGAAATGATCTTAGATAAAAATGATTTACCAGAAGATGCTTGTACACTGGCTTGGTACGAACTACGTCAACTACAACAAGCCATTGATCATCAACTCAAACAATTCGGTAAACAACTCGATATTTATACACTAGCTCATTTGCAATTTTCGAGCGATCGCATCACCAAAGCCTTAAACGCACAATTACTATCGAGAGGCTAG